From the genome of Ignavibacteriales bacterium:
CCCCATCATTATACTATTTGTATGACCCTGCTTATGGAAATGAAAATTTAAATCCTGAAGAAAGTTTTGGTTGGGATTTTGGTATTGAGCAATTTTATTCAAACAAAATTTTTCTCTGGGAACAACTTTTTCTATAATAAGTTTAGTGATATGTTTGGCTTTGATTATACAACTTTTAAAACTATTAATATTAAACAAGCGGTAACAAAAGGGTTTGAATTATTTCTACAAGCAGAGCCACTAGATGACTTGAGGCTAAAAGCCAACTATACTTTTACTGATGCACGAGATGTTAGTCCAAACTCTTCAGATTTTGATACTAAGTTGCTACGCCGTCCAAGAAATAAAGTCGGATTGTTTGCAAGTTATTCATTTGTTCCAAAGACAAATGTTAATGCAGAAGTTATTTGGGTTGGACCAAGAGAGGATATTGATTTTCCACATATCTGAGAACGGAGCTTAAAGGATATGTCCTTCTTAATTTAGCTGCCCACTATGATGTTTTTGATTTCTTAAGAATAAATGTCCGGGTCGAAAATCTTTTAAATACTGATTATGAAGAGGTATTTG
Proteins encoded in this window:
- a CDS encoding TonB-dependent receptor yields the protein MFGFDYTTFKTINIKQAVTKGFELFLQAEPLDDLRLKANYTFTDARDVSPNSSDFDTKLLRRPRNKVGLFASYSFVPKTNVNAEVIWVGPREDIDFPHI
- a CDS encoding TonB-dependent receptor, with the translated sequence MRTELKGYVLLNLAAHYDVFDFLRINVRVENLLNTDYEEVFGYATPGLSFYGGIKLSIE